A window of the Bacillota bacterium genome harbors these coding sequences:
- a CDS encoding aminotransferase class I/II-fold pyridoxal phosphate-dependent enzyme has protein sequence MRRRHGGQWREASLRFGRTEWLDFSASLNPWGPPAPVFRAVREALETVGRYPDLEAREATAAVAAYLGVPEEALLLTHGGSEALHLAALWARRRGLVRALVAEPGFGGYAEALEAAGLPWRGLPEERVEEATGEEVARGGEATLLVLGQPNNPTGRLFARDRLLALAEALFATGGLLLADEAFVDFLPRPEEASLRQAAAGAPSGVVVAGSLTKFFTLPGLRLGYLVAPPAWREELAELQPSWSVDALAQAAAVAAVGDREFIRRSRAWLPEARAQLRRGLEALGAFRVREGAANFLLLDAEPSGLPAATWAERAAARGILLRDASDFPRLGRYHLRLAVRREEENRRLVEALGAIAREPREKGGRSPA, from the coding sequence GTGCGGCGGAGGCACGGCGGCCAGTGGCGGGAGGCGTCCCTCCGCTTCGGCCGGACGGAGTGGCTCGACTTCAGCGCTAGCCTCAATCCCTGGGGACCGCCGGCGCCGGTGTTCCGGGCGGTGCGGGAGGCGCTGGAGACGGTCGGCCGCTATCCTGACCTGGAGGCGCGGGAGGCGACGGCGGCGGTGGCCGCCTACCTCGGCGTGCCCGAGGAAGCGCTCCTCCTCACCCACGGCGGCAGCGAGGCGCTCCACCTGGCGGCGCTCTGGGCGCGGCGGCGCGGGCTCGTGCGCGCGCTGGTGGCGGAGCCCGGCTTCGGCGGCTACGCCGAGGCGCTGGAGGCGGCCGGCCTTCCCTGGCGCGGGTTGCCGGAAGAGCGGGTGGAGGAGGCCACCGGCGAGGAGGTGGCGCGGGGCGGCGAGGCGACGCTCCTCGTCCTCGGTCAGCCGAACAACCCGACCGGCCGCCTCTTTGCCAGGGATCGTCTCCTGGCGCTGGCGGAGGCGCTCTTCGCCACCGGCGGACTGCTCCTGGCCGACGAGGCCTTCGTGGACTTCCTGCCCCGTCCGGAGGAGGCCTCGCTCCGCCAGGCGGCCGCCGGCGCGCCCTCCGGCGTCGTGGTGGCGGGCTCGCTGACCAAGTTCTTCACCCTGCCGGGGCTCCGGCTGGGCTACCTGGTGGCGCCGCCGGCCTGGCGCGAGGAGCTGGCGGAGCTCCAGCCCTCCTGGAGTGTGGATGCGCTCGCCCAGGCGGCCGCCGTGGCCGCCGTCGGCGACCGGGAGTTCATCCGCCGGAGCCGCGCCTGGCTGCCGGAGGCGCGGGCGCAGCTCCGCCGCGGGCTCGAGGCGCTGGGCGCCTTCCGCGTGCGGGAGGGCGCGGCCAACTTCCTCCTGCTGGACGCCGAGCCCAGCGGCCTGCCGGCGGCGACCTGGGCGGAGCGGGCGGCGGCGCGGGGGATCCTTCTCCGCGACGCCAGCGACTTCCCCCGCCTGGGCCGGTACCATCTACGCCTCGCCGTCCGGCGGGAGGAGGAGAACCGGCGCCTCGTCGAAGCGCTCGGCGCCATCGCACGCGAGCCGAGGGAGAAAGGAGGCCGGTCGCCCGCATGA
- a CDS encoding ECF transporter S component, with protein sequence MRSASHRLTRRVAMAMLVALSAVGATIKFPSLTGTPALDSLPGFLAAFLLGPGQGAAVAALGHLLTAYLSGFPMTLPVHGVVALEMAGVAAVAGRLRRRRGLLAATAWIVVGNGLLAPAPFLLWPGFGPAFVAAMLGPLLVASALNGVGAALLYAALGRLPATLLAPFAESPRGRAS encoded by the coding sequence ATGAGAAGCGCTTCGCACCGGCTGACGCGGAGGGTGGCCATGGCCATGCTGGTGGCGCTCTCCGCGGTGGGCGCCACGATCAAGTTCCCGAGCCTGACCGGGACGCCGGCGCTGGACTCGCTCCCGGGCTTCTTGGCAGCCTTTCTGCTCGGGCCGGGCCAGGGGGCGGCGGTGGCCGCCCTGGGCCACCTGCTGACCGCCTATCTGAGCGGCTTTCCCATGACGCTCCCGGTGCACGGGGTGGTGGCGCTGGAGATGGCGGGGGTGGCGGCGGTGGCGGGCCGGCTCCGCCGCCGGCGCGGCCTCCTCGCGGCGACGGCCTGGATCGTGGTCGGGAACGGCCTCCTGGCGCCGGCGCCCTTCCTCCTCTGGCCCGGCTTCGGGCCGGCCTTCGTCGCCGCCATGCTGGGACCGCTCCTGGTGGCCAGCGCGCTCAACGGCGTGGGAGCGGCGCTGCTCTACGCGGCGCTGGGCCGGCTGCCGGCGACTCTCCTCGCCCCCTTCGCGGAGAGCCCGCGGGGGCGCGCCTCGTGA
- a CDS encoding adenosylcobinamide-GDP ribazoletransferase, translating into MSEAGEPGRGGEAAGRRWAERVAVALGFLTVLPGPSPAEGGLVASLPAFPLAGVVAGLLAGGLGWAGSLAWGAWAGAVLAVAGEAALTRGLHWDGLMDTADALAVRGVAGRERALEVMRDPRTGALGALAGTLALLLESAFLERLYRAAGALGLAALALSAATGRWALVRAVTGFAYARPEGLGRAFRGAGRREMAQASALLAALGLGLAAAVALGAAVRSLAGGGPAEAVWPAVLAALGRFLGGWAAGAAVAEGVARRLARAFGGLTGDVYGAVAVLSEIGALAAWALGL; encoded by the coding sequence GTGAGCGAGGCAGGGGAGCCGGGGCGCGGCGGGGAAGCGGCAGGGAGGCGGTGGGCGGAGCGGGTGGCGGTGGCGCTCGGCTTCCTGACGGTGCTGCCGGGCCCGTCGCCGGCGGAGGGCGGGCTCGTCGCCTCGCTGCCCGCCTTCCCGCTGGCGGGCGTGGTGGCGGGCCTGTTGGCGGGCGGCCTCGGCTGGGCCGGCAGCCTCGCCTGGGGCGCCTGGGCGGGGGCGGTCCTGGCGGTGGCCGGCGAGGCGGCGCTGACGCGGGGGCTCCACTGGGACGGCCTGATGGACACCGCCGACGCGCTGGCGGTCCGGGGGGTGGCGGGGCGGGAGCGGGCGCTGGAGGTGATGCGCGACCCGCGCACGGGCGCGCTGGGGGCGCTGGCCGGAACGCTCGCCCTGCTCCTCGAGTCGGCGTTCCTGGAGAGGCTCTACCGGGCCGCCGGCGCGCTCGGCCTGGCCGCGCTGGCGCTCTCGGCGGCCACCGGCCGCTGGGCGCTGGTGCGGGCGGTGACGGGCTTCGCCTACGCGCGCCCCGAGGGGTTGGGCCGCGCCTTCCGCGGCGCCGGGCGGCGGGAGATGGCGCAGGCGTCGGCGCTCCTGGCCGCTCTGGGGCTCGGCCTGGCCGCCGCGGTGGCGCTGGGGGCGGCCGTCCGGTCGCTCGCCGGGGGCGGCCCGGCGGAGGCGGTCTGGCCGGCCGTCCTGGCGGCGCTCGGCCGCTTCCTCGGCGGCTGGGCGGCGGGGGCGGCGGTGGCGGAAGGGGTGGCGAGGCGGCTGGCGCGGGCCTTCGGCGGCCTGACCGGCGACGTCTACGGAGCCGTCGCCGTGCTGAGCGAGATCGGAGCGCTGGCCGCCTGGGCGCTGGGGCTCTGA